In the genome of Thermus antranikianii DSM 12462, the window AAGCATGGCCAGCTTGCTCCTTCCCGTGGTGCCCGAGGTGGGGGCGAGGAGGGCGGTTTCCTCGGGGCGGCGCTTTTTTAGAGCCTCTTCCCCCACCTTGGGATCCCCGAAGGCCTGGCTAAACCGGAGCACCTTGCCCTGGAAGTGGCGGGACATTCCCGCTTCCTCCCAGACTAGGACGAAGTCCACCAGGTGCAGATGGGGGTAGACCTTGTCCAGCTGCTCCTCGTCGGAAACCACGATGCCCTTGGCCCCGGTGAACTCCAGGAAGTAGCCCACCTCCTCGGGCATGGCGTCCGCGTAGATGCCCATGGGAAGGGCCCCTAAGGTCTGGGCGGCCAGCTCGGCCTCCACCCACTCGGGGGCGTTATGCCCCAGGATGGCCAGGACCTCCCCTTCCCGAAGGCCCAAGGCCCAAAGCCCCCCTGCGAGGCTGAGGGTACGCTCCAGAAGCTCCTTCCAGGAGGTTTTCTGCCAGACCCCAAGCCGCTTCACCCGTAAAGCGGGGGCATGGGGCCTTTCCTTGGCGTGGTGGTACAGGTAGGCAAGCAGCGTTCCTTCCATAGTGCCTCAAACCTGCCCCAGATAGGCTTCCGCCACCTTGGGATCCTGGCGCACCCCCTGCGGGGGGCCATGGTAGAGAACCTCCCCGTAGGAGAGGACCAGGACCCTATCGGAAAGCTCCAAGACCGCCCTTAGGTCGTGTTCCACCCAGAGGAGGGTTACCCCCCATTCCTCACGGGCGTCCAGGAGGAAGCGGGCGAGGTCTTGCTTTTCCTCCAGGGAAAGCCCGGCCATAGGCTCGTCCAGAAGGAGGAGCTTGGGCCTGCTGGCCAGGGCCCGGGCCACCTCCACCCGCTTCTGCAGGCCGTAGGGAAGCATCCCGGCGGGGGCGTGGCGGAAGGGGGAGAGGTGGAGGTAGTCCAGGACCTCCTCGGCCCAGGCTCTAAGCTGCCATTCCCGTTCGGCCCGGGGTAGGGCGAGAGGGTAGGAGGAGAGGGCCAGCTCGGCTCCCAGTTTTACGTTGTCCAAAACGCTCATGCCCCGGAAGATCTCCAATCCCTGGAAGGTGCGTCCGAGGCCCATGCGGGCCCTTTCCTGGGGGCTTTTCCCCCGGAGGTTTTGGCCCAGGAAGATCACCTCGCCCTTATCGGGCTCGTACACCCCGGAAAGCACGTTCAGGAGGGTGGTTTTTCCGGCGCCGTTGGGTCCGATGACCGCGAAGAACTCGCCCTCGGCCACGCTGAACTCCACCCCCACCAAGGCCTTTACCCCTTTGAAGGAGAGGTGGAGGTTTCTAGCCTCTAGGATGAGGCCCATTGCTGCCTCCTAAAGATGGCGTATTGTGCCCCTACGCTTCCGCCCTCTGCCTTTGGGGCAGGAAGGGGGCTTGGCCTTGGGTCGTGCTTGCCGCCTGCAAGGTGATCCAGCGCTTGGGGTATCACCGGGCTCACACCCACCGCTTCCTCCTTCGGTAACGCTTGGCCTGGCGGAAACCCACCTCCTCCTTGCCCAGGTAGAACTCCATCACATCCTGGTCCTCCTGGGCGGCCTTGGCGTCCCCCTCAAACACCACTCGGCCCCGCTCTAGTACATAGACTCGGTCCACGATTGAGAGGGCAGCCCGCGCATTCTGCTCCACCAGTAGGAGACTCAGGTTCTTCTCGCGCCTTAGGGTGTCGAGGGTGCGCATCACTTCCTCCACCAGCTTGGGGGCTAGGCCCAATGAAGGCTCGTCCACCACCAGCACCTTGGGCCGGGTGAGGAGGGCCATGCCCAAGAGAAGCATCTGCTGTTCGCCCCCGGAAAGGTAGCCAGCCTGCTCGTGGCGCCTTTCGTAGAGCCGGGGGAAACGGGCGAAAACCTCCTCCATGCCTTCCTTAAGCTCCCGGGGAGAGAGGCGGTGGCCGGCGGCCACCAGGTTCTCCACGGGGGTCAGGTAGCGGAAGAGGGGACGCCCCTCGAGGACCGCGGTGAGCCCCAGACCCGTGATGCGCGCGGGATCCAGGTGGGTGGCTTCCTGGTCGAACAGGCGCACGTGCCCGTCCAGCACCCTTCCCTCAAACTTGGGAAGGAGGCCGGCCACCGCCCGCACCAAGGAGCTCTTGCCAGCTCCATTGGGCCCAAGGAGGGCCACCGCCTCCCCCTCCCTAACCTCCAGGGACACCCCATCCAGGGCCAGGATCACTCCCCGGTAGACCACCTTGAGGTTTTCTACAGACAGGACCATGCCGTTTCCCTCTGCGTCTTTTCGCTCGGCCATGGGGCCTGGAGGAAGCCTCTATCGGAGCCTTCTTCCTGGCAAAGCCAGGGTGAAGGGGTATCACACCCGCTCAATCTGCCGCTCACCCAGTAGGCCATAGGGACGCACCAGAAGCACCAGGAGTACCACCACGAAGGGCAAGGCCTCGGTGAAGCCGGGGAGGATGGGTTCCAGGTAGCGTTGGGAAAGGGCCTCGAGGATCCCCAGAATAAAGCCTGCCAAAAGGGCCCCACCCACCGAGTCCAACCCGCCGAGGATGGCCACGG includes:
- a CDS encoding ABC transporter ATP-binding protein; the protein is MVLSVENLKVVYRGVILALDGVSLEVREGEAVALLGPNGAGKSSLVRAVAGLLPKFEGRVLDGHVRLFDQEATHLDPARITGLGLTAVLEGRPLFRYLTPVENLVAAGHRLSPRELKEGMEEVFARFPRLYERRHEQAGYLSGGEQQMLLLGMALLTRPKVLVVDEPSLGLAPKLVEEVMRTLDTLRREKNLSLLLVEQNARAALSIVDRVYVLERGRVVFEGDAKAAQEDQDVMEFYLGKEEVGFRQAKRYRRRKRWV